Proteins from a single region of Sesamum indicum cultivar Zhongzhi No. 13 linkage group LG5, S_indicum_v1.0, whole genome shotgun sequence:
- the LOC105162499 gene encoding DNA ligase 1 isoform X2: MKRMEEEREKSLRREKHESDLEKMSEEKRYIEPESEPATAREPAAGEELAKDQLSVNESNSTDPGAEKLITGEKESEPAQTGGGELREDRTGQTSEEPAELKSEPDQKSVREDSCNGSSNSIEESERKAKAEPVSDSADLVESEAESDGAGAEATKENSDVQSTASRSRKEEGSDKGRRGSTNGDEREHEDQSRAVKELSAESQPLVDFLQGIRAHKLGSTFQRRLRSQESSKYHKLILQHIDLETVETRLKEGWYSGSKSKFFRDLLLLVNNALVFFSKNSPEANAAAEIRRLISKEFSQIYAKSDSSSGKQVSLQSLSLPKKEDLESSHSLMLKPRISGSLIVCRKRSSIAAKASASSSGADKKKEQTSLLAEEKEAKLQRSQPSEEPKITKKRTRDRFSSASANSKKNKNQTNSSSNKNSVVESGKQPVKGGSSSQQAEPKGENKKNQPISDSKKRGAANFLNRMKQGSSSNNGVLLDALKNTPLTSESTTSKGGSESKKNENAKRGEKKEQVTRRSSEMRQAKEKEKEKEKEKEKEKEKEKGSPAKRNVGRPPKRGAAPPPTLGKRGKERAETEAAASKQPKKRSRKL, translated from the exons ATGAAGAGAATGGAAGAAGAGCGAGAAAAAAGCCTGAGGAGAGAGAAACACGAGTCGGATCTAGAGAAGATGAGTGAAGAGAAGAGATATATTGAACCGGAGTCTGAACCGGCGACGGCCAGAGAACCGGCCGCCGGCGAAGAATTGGCAAAGGATCAATTATCGGTGAATGAATCAAACTCCACAGATCCCGGGGCGGAGAAGTTGATAACTGGCGAGAAAGAATCAGAACCGGCTCAAACGGGAGGCGGAGAGCTAAGGGAGGATCGAACCGGTCAGACGAGCGAAGAGCCGGCTGAGCTGAAGTCCGAACCGGATCAGAAGTCGGTCCGGGAGGACTCCTGCAACGGGAGTTCCAATAGCATAGAGGAGTCGGAACGGAAGGCAAAAGCCGAGCCTGTTAGTGACTCGGCAGATTTAGTTGAATCGGAGGCCGAGTCAGATGGCGCGGGAGCGGAGGCGACGAAGGAAAACTCGGATGTGCAGAGTACAGCTAGTAGATCGCGGAAGGAGGAGGGAAGTGATAAGGGACGGCGCGGGAGTACGAATGGCGATGAGCGTGAACACGAGGATCAATCTCGTGCCGTAAAAGAATTGTCTGCCGAATCGCAGCCGTTGGTTGACTTTCTGCAGGGCATCCGGGCTCATAAGCTCGGCTCCACGTTCCAGCGGCGGCTCCGGAGCCAG GAATCCTCGAAATATCACAAGTTGATCCTCCAGCACATAGATCTTGAGACAGTTGAAACAAGGTTGAAAGAAGGATGGTATTCAGGCTCCAAGAGCAAGTTTTTTCGCGATCTTTTGTTGCTTGTCAACAATGCTCTTGTCTTCTTTAGCAAAAACTCCCCCGAGGCCAATGCTGCTGCTGAGATTCGACGGCTCATTTCGAAAGAGTTCTCGCAGATATATGCCAAGTCAGATTCTTCATCTGGCAAACAAGTTTCTCTACAGTCCCTGTCATTGCCCAAGAAAGAAGATCTTGAGTCTTCACATTCTTTGATGCTAAAGCCTCGAATATCAGGCTCCTTGATAGTCTGTCGTAAACGCAGTTCGATTGCAGCAAAGGCATCGGCATCGTCTTCAGGAGCTGATAAGAAGAAAGAGCAAACTTCATTGCTTGCGGAGGAGAAGGAGGCCAAACTGCAGCGTTCCCAGCCGTCTGAGGAGCCTAAAATCACGAAGAAGAGGACGAGGGATAGATTTTCCTCAGCTTCGGCCAactcaaagaaaaacaagaatcaaaccaacagcagcagcaataAAAACTCGGTGGTCGAATCAGGGAAACAACCGGTAAAGGGAGGATCATCGTCACAGCAAGCAGAGCCCAAGGGCGAGAACAAGAAGAACCAGCCAATATCAGACTCGAAGAAAAGAGGGGCAGCTAACTTCTTGAATAGAATGAAGCAAGGCTCATCCTCAAACAACGGTGTCTTGCTCGATGCATTGAAGAACACACCGTTGACTAGTGAAAGCACAACCAGCAAAGGAGGATctgaatcaaagaaaaacgAAAACGCAAAACGTGGCGAGAAGAAAGAACAGGTTACTCGGAGAAGTTCGGAAATGAGGCAGGCgaaggagaaagagaaagagaaagagaaggagaaggagaaggagaaggagaaggagaaggggAGTCCAGCAAAGAGGAACGTTGGGAGACCGCCAAAGAGAGGGGCTGCGCCGCCTCCTACACTTGGGAAGCGGGGTAAGGAAAGAGCGGAAACGGAGGCTGCAGCTTCAAAACAGCCAAAGAAAAGATCAAGGAAGTTATAG
- the LOC105162499 gene encoding DNA ligase 1 isoform X1: MTKPDGIAPPTGAPKDHLSLPSWGTWEELLLAFAVNRHGTASAAWDSIASELRKRTSDPNLSLTPHNCRLKYLDLKRRFVAPNDDFDDDEPRDDKSNVEESVPLLEELRKLRVAELRREVQRYDLNIESLELKMKRMEEEREKSLRREKHESDLEKMSEEKRYIEPESEPATAREPAAGEELAKDQLSVNESNSTDPGAEKLITGEKESEPAQTGGGELREDRTGQTSEEPAELKSEPDQKSVREDSCNGSSNSIEESERKAKAEPVSDSADLVESEAESDGAGAEATKENSDVQSTASRSRKEEGSDKGRRGSTNGDEREHEDQSRAVKELSAESQPLVDFLQGIRAHKLGSTFQRRLRSQESSKYHKLILQHIDLETVETRLKEGWYSGSKSKFFRDLLLLVNNALVFFSKNSPEANAAAEIRRLISKEFSQIYAKSDSSSGKQVSLQSLSLPKKEDLESSHSLMLKPRISGSLIVCRKRSSIAAKASASSSGADKKKEQTSLLAEEKEAKLQRSQPSEEPKITKKRTRDRFSSASANSKKNKNQTNSSSNKNSVVESGKQPVKGGSSSQQAEPKGENKKNQPISDSKKRGAANFLNRMKQGSSSNNGVLLDALKNTPLTSESTTSKGGSESKKNENAKRGEKKEQVTRRSSEMRQAKEKEKEKEKEKEKEKEKEKGSPAKRNVGRPPKRGAAPPPTLGKRGKERAETEAAASKQPKKRSRKL; the protein is encoded by the exons ATGACCAAACCGGACGGAATCGCGCCCCCCACTGGTGCTCCTAAGGACCACCTTTCCCTCCCTTCCTGGGGCACCTGGGAGGAGCTTCTCCTTGCCTTCGCCGTCAACCGCCACGGCACCGCCTCCGCCGCTTGGGACTCTATTGCCTCTGAACTCCGCAAACGCACCTCTGACCCTAACCTCTCCCTCACCCCACACAACTGTCGCTTGAAGTATCTTGACCTAAAACGCCGCTTCGTCGCTCCCAATGATGATTTCGACGACGATGAGCCTCGCGACGATAAATCCAACGTTGAGGAGTCCGTGCCCTTGCTGGAGGAGCTCAGGAAATTGAGAGTCGCGGAACTCCGTCGCGAAGTCCAACGTTACGATCTCAACATCGA GTCGCTGGAGTTAAAGATGAAGAGAATGGAAGAAGAGCGAGAAAAAAGCCTGAGGAGAGAGAAACACGAGTCGGATCTAGAGAAGATGAGTGAAGAGAAGAGATATATTGAACCGGAGTCTGAACCGGCGACGGCCAGAGAACCGGCCGCCGGCGAAGAATTGGCAAAGGATCAATTATCGGTGAATGAATCAAACTCCACAGATCCCGGGGCGGAGAAGTTGATAACTGGCGAGAAAGAATCAGAACCGGCTCAAACGGGAGGCGGAGAGCTAAGGGAGGATCGAACCGGTCAGACGAGCGAAGAGCCGGCTGAGCTGAAGTCCGAACCGGATCAGAAGTCGGTCCGGGAGGACTCCTGCAACGGGAGTTCCAATAGCATAGAGGAGTCGGAACGGAAGGCAAAAGCCGAGCCTGTTAGTGACTCGGCAGATTTAGTTGAATCGGAGGCCGAGTCAGATGGCGCGGGAGCGGAGGCGACGAAGGAAAACTCGGATGTGCAGAGTACAGCTAGTAGATCGCGGAAGGAGGAGGGAAGTGATAAGGGACGGCGCGGGAGTACGAATGGCGATGAGCGTGAACACGAGGATCAATCTCGTGCCGTAAAAGAATTGTCTGCCGAATCGCAGCCGTTGGTTGACTTTCTGCAGGGCATCCGGGCTCATAAGCTCGGCTCCACGTTCCAGCGGCGGCTCCGGAGCCAG GAATCCTCGAAATATCACAAGTTGATCCTCCAGCACATAGATCTTGAGACAGTTGAAACAAGGTTGAAAGAAGGATGGTATTCAGGCTCCAAGAGCAAGTTTTTTCGCGATCTTTTGTTGCTTGTCAACAATGCTCTTGTCTTCTTTAGCAAAAACTCCCCCGAGGCCAATGCTGCTGCTGAGATTCGACGGCTCATTTCGAAAGAGTTCTCGCAGATATATGCCAAGTCAGATTCTTCATCTGGCAAACAAGTTTCTCTACAGTCCCTGTCATTGCCCAAGAAAGAAGATCTTGAGTCTTCACATTCTTTGATGCTAAAGCCTCGAATATCAGGCTCCTTGATAGTCTGTCGTAAACGCAGTTCGATTGCAGCAAAGGCATCGGCATCGTCTTCAGGAGCTGATAAGAAGAAAGAGCAAACTTCATTGCTTGCGGAGGAGAAGGAGGCCAAACTGCAGCGTTCCCAGCCGTCTGAGGAGCCTAAAATCACGAAGAAGAGGACGAGGGATAGATTTTCCTCAGCTTCGGCCAactcaaagaaaaacaagaatcaaaccaacagcagcagcaataAAAACTCGGTGGTCGAATCAGGGAAACAACCGGTAAAGGGAGGATCATCGTCACAGCAAGCAGAGCCCAAGGGCGAGAACAAGAAGAACCAGCCAATATCAGACTCGAAGAAAAGAGGGGCAGCTAACTTCTTGAATAGAATGAAGCAAGGCTCATCCTCAAACAACGGTGTCTTGCTCGATGCATTGAAGAACACACCGTTGACTAGTGAAAGCACAACCAGCAAAGGAGGATctgaatcaaagaaaaacgAAAACGCAAAACGTGGCGAGAAGAAAGAACAGGTTACTCGGAGAAGTTCGGAAATGAGGCAGGCgaaggagaaagagaaagagaaagagaaggagaaggagaaggagaaggagaaggagaaggggAGTCCAGCAAAGAGGAACGTTGGGAGACCGCCAAAGAGAGGGGCTGCGCCGCCTCCTACACTTGGGAAGCGGGGTAAGGAAAGAGCGGAAACGGAGGCTGCAGCTTCAAAACAGCCAAAGAAAAGATCAAGGAAGTTATAG